The nucleotide sequence GCAGTGGGAACATTATCAAGTGAAGATATTGGAAGTCAAAGTGTTACCAGTGCCGCAAATGCCCTTTCTGGCCGTGTTTCAGGTGTTCAATTGATCCAAGGATCTGCCCAGCCAGGTAATGACGCTCCCTCTATTCAGATCAGGGGTATCGGTACTGTAAGAACTTCTGTAGAAGGACAAAACAGTGATTCTGCGCCATTGGTATTGGTAGATGGAGTTCAATCCACCCTTAATGATGTACACCCTAATGATATCGAAAGCTTCTCAGTTTTAAAAGATGCTGCCTCCGCTGCCATTTACGGTGCCAGAGCAGCCAATGGAGTTATTCTAGTGACTACCAAAAGAGGTAAGTCCGGAAAGCCTAAAGTCTCTATCAACTCATATATGGCCTTCCAAAGTGCTACCACCACACCAGAAATGCTAAGCCCGTATGACTTTGCTCGTTTGAAGAACGAAGCACAAACCAATACCGGCAGACCTGAAGTTTACTCAGAAGAAGAATTGGATCTTTTCCTAAATGGTGGTGACTCCAGGTATTCTACCAAAGGTTTTTTTGAAGATGGATACCGCAAAGGGGCACCTCTTCAAAACCACTACCTATCTGTAACTGGCGGCACTGAATATGTTAAATACATGTTCTCTGCAGGTTTTCAAGACCAAGAAGGTATTGTTATCGAAACAGACTCCAAAAGATATAACTTCCGTTCAAATGTTGACGTAAAAGTTTCCGATAAAGTAAGAACGGGAATCAATATCTCTGGTAGTTTAACGGACAGTAATGAGCCGAACTATTCTGGATATGGTGTAACACAGCTTATTCGTGACATGATCAGAAAAGCACCACTATCCCCTCTCAGATATGATAATGCTATATTTCTTCTGGAAATGTGGTATTGGCAGGAAGAACCGACGGTGGCATCCACCCAATTGGCCTAGCCAAATATGGAGGCAATGACAACACCAAATACTATAGAGCTACGCCAAACCTTTACTTTGAACTGGAACCTATCAAAGACATGGTCTTCAGGGCCAACGGTTCCGTTTATGTACAGGACAGAAAACAAAGCTTCTTTAGAAATAAACTGACCGTATCTGACGGTGAAAGTGTCTTTACGGGAAATGGTCTAGGAGAATACCGTGAAACCGATTTATTGAGTACTACTTCGACCTTCGAGTTGACCGGTAGATATACCAAAACCATAGGTAAATCAACTATTGGCGGAATGTTGAGCTATACCAGCCAAGCTTATAGGCAAGACTTCCTTTCTGCAGGTAATGAGGGCTACAATAGCAATCTGCTGATAGAATTGGACGCTGCCTCCTTGAACCCGAGTGTTTCTGGTAATGCCAGCGAATGGGCACTGGAATCGTTCTTTGGCCGGATAAACTATGACTATGAAGGAAAATATTTAGCTGAAATAAATGTTAGATATGATGGTTCTTCCCGATTTGGAGAAAACAACAGATTTGGTACTTTTCCTTCCTTCTCATTAGGCTGGAATATGGACAAAGAAGCTTTTATGGCCAATTTGACAGAAGTCAATGAATTGAAATTAAGAGCCAGCTGGGGCCAACTTGGAAACCAAAATATTGGTAATTACCCAAGTATTGTAACGATCAATTTGGACCAACCATATGTCATCGGAAACTCTTTGGTAAGCGGAGCAGCAGCAAGGGCCCTGGCCAATCCAAACGTAAAATGGGAAACTACACAAACTTCTGACATCGGATTGGATGCGACCCTGTTTAATTACAAACTTTCGCTGACTGCAGATTATTATGTAAGAAAATCCCTAGATGTACTATTGAGCCCACCAGTGGTTGCTACTTTGGGTAACCTTACCCCACCTGTACAAAACCAAGGCGAAGTACAGAACCGTGGTTATGAATTTTCACTAAACTACTACGGAAACATCGGCAGCGAATTCCAATATTCCATTTCAGGAAACTGGTCACACAATGACAACAAGGTATTAAAGCTGGACAGTGAATTCCTTTCTGCCAATAAAGTACTGACCAAAGAAGGGTATCCTATTAACTCCTTCTATGGACATATCATCACTGGTATCTTCCAGTCAGATGCAGAAGCACAAGATTCTGAAACTTATGGTGTTCAGCCAGGAGGTTCTTTGGTAAGCGCTGGCGACTATATCTATGATGACACCAATGGTGACGGCGTGGTTGATGCTGCTGACCGAGTGATCATTGGTGACCCTAATATCAGAAACACGTTCGGCATGACCCTAACCGCAGATTATAAAGGATTTAATTTCCGCGTTCTATTCCAGGGAGTTTTGGGTAGAGATGTAGAGAATGGTGTTTATGGTACTGATGGATTAAGAGGGTTCAGTAATTTGACTACAGCCTTCTTGGACAGATGGACTCCTGAAAATACCGACACTGACATCCCTAGGGTAGCCACAGGTTACAAATACAACAATTCGTTATTTGTAGGACCTGCTATCAGTGCTGCCATCCTAGATGCTTCTTACCTTAGAATGAAACATATTGAATAGGGATACACCCTACCTGCCGAAACCATTTCCAAATTCGGTTTCTCCAATACAAGGGTTTATGTTTCTGGTCAAAACTTACTGACATTCACCAAATTTGTCGATGGATTTGACCCAGAAGATGCGGTTACTTTCAACAATGTAAACGACAGTTACCCGCAAGCCAAATCTTTCACCATGGGTGTTAATCTTTCATTCTAAATCTAAAAAGTGAAAATCATGAAAAAATATATTGCATTTATTCTGACAGCTCTATGTTTGGGATGTGCTGATTTAGAACGTTATCCACTTAATTCAATCGGCGCACCTGAATTTTGGGCGACTAGTGACGATGCCATTTTAGGTATCAACGGCGTCTATAATGTCCTTGCTCATAACCATATGTACAGGGATTTCATGAGGCATTCTGATGCATTGGTTGACAATGCCTACTCTCAGTATTCCTTTAATTATTATCTTGAAATCAGTGAAGGAAGGGGCTTTGATGCTTCAAGTGTTTGGCCACTGAATTTCTGGAGAAAATCTTATGAAGGCATCGTTAGGGCAAATGAAGTTTTGCTAAACGTTCCAGAGATTCAAATGGAAGAAGAAACCAAAAGCAGAATTTTGGGAGAAGCGAGTTTCTTGAGAGCTTTGTTTTATTTCCACCTGACCAATCTTTATGGAGACGTTCCTTTGATTTTGACCAAGCAAACTATTGCAGAATCAATGGTGGCCAGAAACCCTAAGTCAGAGGTACTTACGCAGGTATTGGCGGACCTTGATTATGCCATGAATAACTTACCTTCATCTTATGGTCCTTCTAATATTGGCAGAGTGACCAAAGGTGCTGCCATTGCCTTGAAATCAAGAGTCTATCTGTACAATAAAATGTACAGTGAAGCAATACAAGCGGCCAATCAAGTCTCTGCCCTAGGCTATGACCTATTACCTACAGCAAACTACAAGGACATGTTCTTGCCTGCTTTGGAAAACAACAGCACTGAATCGATTTTCGAGGTGCAGTTTTTGGGCAAAACAGGTACAGCAGGAGTAGGAAGTGCCTTTAATGCCAGTTCTGGAGCTATTCCAGCTTTTGGCGTTCCTCCTTACTCTCCATTACAGGAATTGGCTGACGTATATGAAACTGGAGACATCAGAAAGAACATCACGATTCTTCAAGAAGGTCAGACATTCGCAGGAGAAGATTTTGACCCAGTCAGATCCGAAACAGGCCTTGCCTTGATCAAAGGAGTAATTGAAGATCCTTTGATTACTGATGACGGAGATGCCAATTTCGTTGTCATTAGATATGCTGAGATCTTACTGAACTTGGCAGAAGCTGAAAATGAACTAAACGGTCCAACAGCCATTGCCTATGATGCCGTAAACAAAATCAGAAACAGAGCAGGCCTGGATGACCTTCCTGCCGGTTTGACCAAGGATCAATTGAGAACAGCCATCAAAAAAGAAAGAAGGCTGGAACTTGCATTTGAAGGACATTACTATTTTGATATTTTGAGATATGGAGCAGCAGATTTGCAAGCTTCAATGGAAAATGTCACTAGTGTAGTTGGTCATGAAAGAGTTTATGATGACAAACTTTTGATGTGGCCAGTTCCTCAAAATGAAATCAATATTGATGGAAATTTACTACCGCAAAACACCGGTTGGTAAACTTCAAAAAGTTGATATAAAAGAAAAGCACATCGGAAATCCGATGTGCTTTTTCTGTTAATTAACCCACATGATGATCTTATTGCGCTCCCATCATTCCTCCATTATCTCCCCCACCACCTTTAAGGTCTTCATTTTCGATGGATTTCTTTTTACGACGAGGCGCCACACTCATTTTTCCAAATCTATAACTGAAATTGATCTTGAAATTCATAT is from Echinicola marina and encodes:
- a CDS encoding SusC/RagA family TonB-linked outer membrane protein, coding for MKKLFTLIAFFVVSIAFAQNVTITGTVTDGETGEPLPGANILVKGQASGTITDLDGKYSISVAEDATLVFSFIGYTSQEIAVGSNNVIDVALTGASLDEVVVVGYGTQKKKNLTGAVGTLSSEDIGSQSVTSAANALSGRVSGVQLIQGSAQPGNDAPSIQIRGIGTVRTSVEGQNSDSAPLVLVDGVQSTLNDVHPNDIESFSVLKDAASAAIYGARAANGVILVTTKRGKSGKPKVSINSYMAFQSATTTPEMLSPYDFARLKNEAQTNTGRPEVYSEEELDLFLNGGDSRYSTKGFFEDGYRKGAPLQNHYLSVTGGTEYVKYMFSAGFQDQEGIVIETDSKRYNFRSNVDVKVSDKVRTGINISGSLTDSNEPNYSGYGVTQLIRDMIRKAPLSPLRYDNAIFLLEMWYWQEEPTVASTQLA
- a CDS encoding SusC/RagA family TonB-linked outer membrane protein; the protein is MAGRTDGGIHPIGLAKYGGNDNTKYYRATPNLYFELEPIKDMVFRANGSVYVQDRKQSFFRNKLTVSDGESVFTGNGLGEYRETDLLSTTSTFELTGRYTKTIGKSTIGGMLSYTSQAYRQDFLSAGNEGYNSNLLIELDAASLNPSVSGNASEWALESFFGRINYDYEGKYLAEINVRYDGSSRFGENNRFGTFPSFSLGWNMDKEAFMANLTEVNELKLRASWGQLGNQNIGNYPSIVTINLDQPYVIGNSLVSGAAARALANPNVKWETTQTSDIGLDATLFNYKLSLTADYYVRKSLDVLLSPPVVATLGNLTPPVQNQGEVQNRGYEFSLNYYGNIGSEFQYSISGNWSHNDNKVLKLDSEFLSANKVLTKEGYPINSFYGHIITGIFQSDAEAQDSETYGVQPGGSLVSAGDYIYDDTNGDGVVDAADRVIIGDPNIRNTFGMTLTADYKGFNFRVLFQGVLGRDVENGVYGTDGLRGFSNLTTAFLDRWTPENTDTDIPRVATGYKYNNSLFVGPAISAAILDASYLRMKHIE
- a CDS encoding RagB/SusD family nutrient uptake outer membrane protein gives rise to the protein MKKYIAFILTALCLGCADLERYPLNSIGAPEFWATSDDAILGINGVYNVLAHNHMYRDFMRHSDALVDNAYSQYSFNYYLEISEGRGFDASSVWPLNFWRKSYEGIVRANEVLLNVPEIQMEEETKSRILGEASFLRALFYFHLTNLYGDVPLILTKQTIAESMVARNPKSEVLTQVLADLDYAMNNLPSSYGPSNIGRVTKGAAIALKSRVYLYNKMYSEAIQAANQVSALGYDLLPTANYKDMFLPALENNSTESIFEVQFLGKTGTAGVGSAFNASSGAIPAFGVPPYSPLQELADVYETGDIRKNITILQEGQTFAGEDFDPVRSETGLALIKGVIEDPLITDDGDANFVVIRYAEILLNLAEAENELNGPTAIAYDAVNKIRNRAGLDDLPAGLTKDQLRTAIKKERRLELAFEGHYYFDILRYGAADLQASMENVTSVVGHERVYDDKLLMWPVPQNEINIDGNLLPQNTGW